The Papilio machaon chromosome 25, ilPapMach1.1, whole genome shotgun sequence genome contains a region encoding:
- the LOC106721719 gene encoding ATP-sensitive inward rectifier potassium channel 11, whose product MALEPLLEMDHDFVKLNQLYDECLDYLEKSKYNDTESEESDHNDYETVEEDNKDKEINNPEIGFKVVNELKSMESLNSSETKSERLRKLSQQLPKIIITQSNNSLNLKRDDEKHLVDNHLPVKNYLKKPHTDSHKFMNDAKHQPFFRNRTAYGDFPKRLVSKNGVENVALISNVPFEKIRLLNDTFHTLINLRWRWIVIGTVVVHFAIWLVFAVFWYVTALAHYDFEPDPPSRSCVTGGKDFVTIFLASVEAQTTIGFGDRAIDEECPESIFLFIMQLILGTGLSGVLTCVVYAKLTRPEKLSRDGVGFSKKAVVSLRDGKLCLMFRAWDLNYDHIISSEFTAHFVSTYRTKEGEVVRYLARSLPLQQRQFLLWPVTLLHVIDCNSPLYNYTPQDFANNSYEITISLKGASASMGTFTQSQTSYLPREVLWGHRFPPVVKYDPRKQKYVVDYASLDVTQAVDTPLCSAQQLYSSSTSSKESACPGTPGSFSEKLSTFHLERTSSFKRRDKS is encoded by the exons atggctCTTGAACCTTTGTTGGAAATGGATCacgattttgttaaattaaatcaattatacGACGAGTGTCTcgattatttagaaaaatctaaatacaaTGATACAGAAAGCGAAGAAAGTGATCATAATGATTACGAAACTGTAGAAGaagataataaagataaagaaataaataatcctGAAATCGGTTTTAAAGTTGTCaatgaattaaaatcaatGGAAAGTTTAAATTCAAGTGAAACGAAATCGGAaagattaagaaaattatCCCAACAATTGccgaaaataataataacacagAGTAATAatagtttgaatttaaaacgtgatgatgaaaaacatttagttGATAATCATTTGCCGGTGAAGAATTACTTGAAGAAACCACATACTGATAGTCATAAATTTATGAATGA TGCGAAACATCAGCCGTTCTTCCGCAATCGAACGGCTTATGGTGACTTCCCTAAACGATTGGTCTCTAAGAACGGAGTCGAGAATGTGGCTTTGATCTCTAACGTTCCATTCGAGAAGATTCGACTGCTCAACGATACTTTCCATACATTG ATAAATCTCCGCTGGCGTTGGATCGTAATAGGTACTGTAGTGGTTCACTTCGCTATCTGGTTGGTGTTCGCCGTCTTCTGGTATGTGACAGCGCTAGCACACTACGACTTCGAGCCGGACCCGCCGTCACGCAGTTGTGTCACCGGCGGCAAGGATTTTGTCACTATATTCCTTGCCTCGGTTGAAGCTCAG ACGACAATAGGTTTTGGAGATCGAGCTATTGACGAAGAATGTCCTGAgtcgatatttcttttcatcaTGCag TTAATCCTGGGTACTGGTCTATCGGGTGTACTGACTTGCGTGGTTTACGCTAAGCTAACTAGGCCGGAGAAATTGTCCAGAGATGGCGTTGGCTTCAGTAAGAAAGCTGTT GTGTCATTGCGCGATGGCAAGTTGTGCCTAATGTTCCGCGCCTGGGACCTCAACTACGACCATATCATCAGCTCTGAATTCACCGCGCACTTTGTCAGCACTTACCG CACTAAGGAGGGCGAGGTGGTGCGCTACTTGGCGCGCTCGCTGCCGCTGCAGCAGCGTCAGTTCTTGCTGTGGCCGGTGACATTACTACACGTTATAGATTGCAACTCCCCGCTTTATAATTACACGCCGCAGGACTTTGCTAATAATAG TTACGAGATCACAATCAGTCTGAAGGGTGCGTCTGCATCAATGGGCACTTTCACCCAAAGTCAGACCTCTTACCTGCCGCGGGAGGTGCTTTGGGGACATCGCTTCCCACCAGTCGTTAA ATACGACCCTCGTAAGCAGAAGTATGTGGTAGACTACGCAAGTCTGGACGTAACACAAGCAGTTGATACACCACTTTGCAGCGCACAACAACTTTACAG TTCCAGTACATCCAGCAAGGAGAGCGCCTGTCCCGGTACTCCGGGCAGCTTCAGTGAGAAACTTTCCACATTCCATCTTGAGAGGACGTCTTCTTTCAAAAGGAGGGACAAATCTTAG